A window of Pomacea canaliculata isolate SZHN2017 linkage group LG3, ASM307304v1, whole genome shotgun sequence contains these coding sequences:
- the LOC112559459 gene encoding zinc finger protein GLIS2-like isoform X4 — protein sequence MSPPCLQESSAASSPHISADQTANFLSCELRKRNGFQTTLPMCCLSYIHPYNPPFAATTAGGFAPGIGTPSSLPLPLPLPSPAMLPEAMLVRPTMLSQSFTVPPPPLTDSGIKDRVTPASTSDDYSEMYECRWARCEGRFQGLEELVAHVNERHVKIERPDVDYQCRWEGCPRRGRGFNARYKMLIHIRTHTNEKPHRCLICNKSFSRLENLKIHNRSHTGEKPYICPFEGCNKAYSNSSDRFKHVRTHQEQKPYICKMPGCHKRYTDPSSLRKHVRTHGHFYRSGERLPRSPTPSSSSASSSSGPLASVPGGQQVEASPKISMPMILSPAQSPSRLTVSPPVLTRDIHLMNPASVPHPLLSLNSSGLYPPPSSYRSHFSFPYGLLPSYSSHFGPPVADSLPVVVKPIPISLTKLDGKNGLVPLLSNSGNLQSQDRPLDLSRAHFPASPSPSMSAAKYAFSGFIHRAGAK from the exons ATGTCGCCGCCATGCTTGCAGGAGTCCTCGGCAGCTTCCAGTCCTCACATCTCCGCGGATCAGACGGCCAACTTCTTGTCTTGCGAGCTGCGCAAAAGGAACGGCTTCCAAACGACTCTGCCAATGTGCTGTCTGAGCTATATTCACCCCTACAATCCTCCTTTTGCCGCCACTACCGCAGGGGGATTTGCTCCGGGTATCGGGACACCCAGCTCCTTGCCGCTACCTCTTCCTCTGCCCTCACCCGCCATGCTACCCGAGGCCATGCTCGTGCGACCGACGATGTTGTCACAGTCGTTTACGGTTCCTCCACCTCCTCTGACTGACAGTGGGATAAAG GACCGCGTGACGCCGGCCAGCACGAGTGATGACTACAGCGAGATGTACGAGTGCCGGTGGGCCCGCTGCGAGGGCCGATTCCAGGGCCTGGAGGAGCTGGTGGCCCACGTCAACGAGCGCCACGTCAAGATCGAACGACCGGACGTCGACTACCAGTGCCGCTGGGAAGGCTGCCCGCGACGAGGACGAGGCTTCAACGCTCG gtACAAAATGCTGATCCACATACGCACTCACACGAACGAGAAACCACACAGGTGCCTTATCTGCAACAAGTCCTTTTCTCGACTGGAAAATCTCAAGATACATAATCGCTCACACACAG gtgaAAAGCCTTACATATGTCCGTTCGAGGGTTGCAACAAAGCCTATTCCAATTCAAGTGATCGCTTCAAACATGTGCGTACTCATCAAGAACAGAAACCATACATTTGCAAAATGCCGGGCTGTCACAAGAGATACACAGATCCCAGCTCACTGCGCAAGCACGTACGTACTCATGGACACTTTTACCGCTCAGGAGAGAGATTGCCGAGGTCGCCAACGCCTTCTTCATCCTCCGCATCATCATCTTCCGGGCCACTTGCTTCTGTACCCGGCGGTCAGCAAGTAGAGGCTTCGCCCAAGATCTCCATGCCTATGATTCTCTCCCCTGCTCAGTCGCCGAGTCGCCTGACCGTCTCCCCGCCAGTGTTGACAAGGGACATACATCTAATGAATCCTGCTTCAGTCCCTCACCCCCTGCTTTCACTGAACAGCTCAGGCTTGTATCCCCCACCAAGCAGTTATCgctctcatttttcttttccctaTGGATTGCTTCCGTCCTACTCTTCCCACTTTGGACCGCCCGTGGCGGATTCCTTGCCAGTTGTTGTCAAGCCTATACCCATCTCTCTCACCAAGTTGGATGGCAAGAATGGATTAGTTCCGTTATTGAGCAATAGTGGTAATCTCCAGTCCCAGGACAGACCTCTTGACTTGTCGAGAGCAcattttcctgcctctcccagCCCCTCTATGTCAGCCGCAAAGTATGCTTTTTCAGGGTTCATCCACAGAGCTGGAGCAAAATGA
- the LOC112559459 gene encoding zinc finger protein GLIS1-like isoform X1, which yields MLSKEMVVCGKLTLEDEDLTESRVREKREEGRAPVPIKEDNNHQLNFSRTDVQDGAAMSPPCLQESSAASSPHISADQTANFLSCELRKRNGFQTTLPMCCLSYIHPYNPPFAATTAGGFAPGIGTPSSLPLPLPLPSPAMLPEAMLVRPTMLSQSFTVPPPPLTDSGIKDRVTPASTSDDYSEMYECRWARCEGRFQGLEELVAHVNERHVKIERPDVDYQCRWEGCPRRGRGFNARYKMLIHIRTHTNEKPHRCLICNKSFSRLENLKIHNRSHTGEKPYICPFEGCNKAYSNSSDRFKHVRTHQEQKPYICKMPGCHKRYTDPSSLRKHVRTHGHFYRSGERLPRSPTPSSSSASSSSGPLASVPGGQQVEASPKISMPMILSPAQSPSRLTVSPPVLTRDIHLMNPASVPHPLLSLNSSGLYPPPSSYRSHFSFPYGLLPSYSSHFGPPVADSLPVVVKPIPISLTKLDGKNGLVPLLSNSGNLQSQDRPLDLSRAHFPASPSPSMSAAKYAFSGFIHRAGAK from the exons ATGGAGCTGCCATGTCGCCGCCATGCTTGCAGGAGTCCTCGGCAGCTTCCAGTCCTCACATCTCCGCGGATCAGACGGCCAACTTCTTGTCTTGCGAGCTGCGCAAAAGGAACGGCTTCCAAACGACTCTGCCAATGTGCTGTCTGAGCTATATTCACCCCTACAATCCTCCTTTTGCCGCCACTACCGCAGGGGGATTTGCTCCGGGTATCGGGACACCCAGCTCCTTGCCGCTACCTCTTCCTCTGCCCTCACCCGCCATGCTACCCGAGGCCATGCTCGTGCGACCGACGATGTTGTCACAGTCGTTTACGGTTCCTCCACCTCCTCTGACTGACAGTGGGATAAAG GACCGCGTGACGCCGGCCAGCACGAGTGATGACTACAGCGAGATGTACGAGTGCCGGTGGGCCCGCTGCGAGGGCCGATTCCAGGGCCTGGAGGAGCTGGTGGCCCACGTCAACGAGCGCCACGTCAAGATCGAACGACCGGACGTCGACTACCAGTGCCGCTGGGAAGGCTGCCCGCGACGAGGACGAGGCTTCAACGCTCG gtACAAAATGCTGATCCACATACGCACTCACACGAACGAGAAACCACACAGGTGCCTTATCTGCAACAAGTCCTTTTCTCGACTGGAAAATCTCAAGATACATAATCGCTCACACACAG gtgaAAAGCCTTACATATGTCCGTTCGAGGGTTGCAACAAAGCCTATTCCAATTCAAGTGATCGCTTCAAACATGTGCGTACTCATCAAGAACAGAAACCATACATTTGCAAAATGCCGGGCTGTCACAAGAGATACACAGATCCCAGCTCACTGCGCAAGCACGTACGTACTCATGGACACTTTTACCGCTCAGGAGAGAGATTGCCGAGGTCGCCAACGCCTTCTTCATCCTCCGCATCATCATCTTCCGGGCCACTTGCTTCTGTACCCGGCGGTCAGCAAGTAGAGGCTTCGCCCAAGATCTCCATGCCTATGATTCTCTCCCCTGCTCAGTCGCCGAGTCGCCTGACCGTCTCCCCGCCAGTGTTGACAAGGGACATACATCTAATGAATCCTGCTTCAGTCCCTCACCCCCTGCTTTCACTGAACAGCTCAGGCTTGTATCCCCCACCAAGCAGTTATCgctctcatttttcttttccctaTGGATTGCTTCCGTCCTACTCTTCCCACTTTGGACCGCCCGTGGCGGATTCCTTGCCAGTTGTTGTCAAGCCTATACCCATCTCTCTCACCAAGTTGGATGGCAAGAATGGATTAGTTCCGTTATTGAGCAATAGTGGTAATCTCCAGTCCCAGGACAGACCTCTTGACTTGTCGAGAGCAcattttcctgcctctcccagCCCCTCTATGTCAGCCGCAAAGTATGCTTTTTCAGGGTTCATCCACAGAGCTGGAGCAAAATGA
- the LOC112559459 gene encoding zinc finger protein GLIS2-like isoform X3, which translates to MLDWNLDTLLHVGRGGLLEVKRRYWTDTTLADQILYGAAMSPPCLQESSAASSPHISADQTANFLSCELRKRNGFQTTLPMCCLSYIHPYNPPFAATTAGGFAPGIGTPSSLPLPLPLPSPAMLPEAMLVRPTMLSQSFTVPPPPLTDSGIKDRVTPASTSDDYSEMYECRWARCEGRFQGLEELVAHVNERHVKIERPDVDYQCRWEGCPRRGRGFNARYKMLIHIRTHTNEKPHRCLICNKSFSRLENLKIHNRSHTGEKPYICPFEGCNKAYSNSSDRFKHVRTHQEQKPYICKMPGCHKRYTDPSSLRKHVRTHGHFYRSGERLPRSPTPSSSSASSSSGPLASVPGGQQVEASPKISMPMILSPAQSPSRLTVSPPVLTRDIHLMNPASVPHPLLSLNSSGLYPPPSSYRSHFSFPYGLLPSYSSHFGPPVADSLPVVVKPIPISLTKLDGKNGLVPLLSNSGNLQSQDRPLDLSRAHFPASPSPSMSAAKYAFSGFIHRAGAK; encoded by the exons ATGCTGGACTGGAACCTCGACACGCTTCTGCACGTTGGACGAGGAGGGTTGCTGGAGGTCAAGCGGAGGTACTGGACAGACACAACGCTTGCTGACCAGATTTTGT ATGGAGCTGCCATGTCGCCGCCATGCTTGCAGGAGTCCTCGGCAGCTTCCAGTCCTCACATCTCCGCGGATCAGACGGCCAACTTCTTGTCTTGCGAGCTGCGCAAAAGGAACGGCTTCCAAACGACTCTGCCAATGTGCTGTCTGAGCTATATTCACCCCTACAATCCTCCTTTTGCCGCCACTACCGCAGGGGGATTTGCTCCGGGTATCGGGACACCCAGCTCCTTGCCGCTACCTCTTCCTCTGCCCTCACCCGCCATGCTACCCGAGGCCATGCTCGTGCGACCGACGATGTTGTCACAGTCGTTTACGGTTCCTCCACCTCCTCTGACTGACAGTGGGATAAAG GACCGCGTGACGCCGGCCAGCACGAGTGATGACTACAGCGAGATGTACGAGTGCCGGTGGGCCCGCTGCGAGGGCCGATTCCAGGGCCTGGAGGAGCTGGTGGCCCACGTCAACGAGCGCCACGTCAAGATCGAACGACCGGACGTCGACTACCAGTGCCGCTGGGAAGGCTGCCCGCGACGAGGACGAGGCTTCAACGCTCG gtACAAAATGCTGATCCACATACGCACTCACACGAACGAGAAACCACACAGGTGCCTTATCTGCAACAAGTCCTTTTCTCGACTGGAAAATCTCAAGATACATAATCGCTCACACACAG gtgaAAAGCCTTACATATGTCCGTTCGAGGGTTGCAACAAAGCCTATTCCAATTCAAGTGATCGCTTCAAACATGTGCGTACTCATCAAGAACAGAAACCATACATTTGCAAAATGCCGGGCTGTCACAAGAGATACACAGATCCCAGCTCACTGCGCAAGCACGTACGTACTCATGGACACTTTTACCGCTCAGGAGAGAGATTGCCGAGGTCGCCAACGCCTTCTTCATCCTCCGCATCATCATCTTCCGGGCCACTTGCTTCTGTACCCGGCGGTCAGCAAGTAGAGGCTTCGCCCAAGATCTCCATGCCTATGATTCTCTCCCCTGCTCAGTCGCCGAGTCGCCTGACCGTCTCCCCGCCAGTGTTGACAAGGGACATACATCTAATGAATCCTGCTTCAGTCCCTCACCCCCTGCTTTCACTGAACAGCTCAGGCTTGTATCCCCCACCAAGCAGTTATCgctctcatttttcttttccctaTGGATTGCTTCCGTCCTACTCTTCCCACTTTGGACCGCCCGTGGCGGATTCCTTGCCAGTTGTTGTCAAGCCTATACCCATCTCTCTCACCAAGTTGGATGGCAAGAATGGATTAGTTCCGTTATTGAGCAATAGTGGTAATCTCCAGTCCCAGGACAGACCTCTTGACTTGTCGAGAGCAcattttcctgcctctcccagCCCCTCTATGTCAGCCGCAAAGTATGCTTTTTCAGGGTTCATCCACAGAGCTGGAGCAAAATGA
- the LOC112559459 gene encoding zinc finger protein GLIS1-like isoform X2: MVVCGKLTLEDEDLTESRVREKREEGRAPVPIKEDNNHQLNFSRTDVQDGAAMSPPCLQESSAASSPHISADQTANFLSCELRKRNGFQTTLPMCCLSYIHPYNPPFAATTAGGFAPGIGTPSSLPLPLPLPSPAMLPEAMLVRPTMLSQSFTVPPPPLTDSGIKDRVTPASTSDDYSEMYECRWARCEGRFQGLEELVAHVNERHVKIERPDVDYQCRWEGCPRRGRGFNARYKMLIHIRTHTNEKPHRCLICNKSFSRLENLKIHNRSHTGEKPYICPFEGCNKAYSNSSDRFKHVRTHQEQKPYICKMPGCHKRYTDPSSLRKHVRTHGHFYRSGERLPRSPTPSSSSASSSSGPLASVPGGQQVEASPKISMPMILSPAQSPSRLTVSPPVLTRDIHLMNPASVPHPLLSLNSSGLYPPPSSYRSHFSFPYGLLPSYSSHFGPPVADSLPVVVKPIPISLTKLDGKNGLVPLLSNSGNLQSQDRPLDLSRAHFPASPSPSMSAAKYAFSGFIHRAGAK, translated from the exons ATGGAGCTGCCATGTCGCCGCCATGCTTGCAGGAGTCCTCGGCAGCTTCCAGTCCTCACATCTCCGCGGATCAGACGGCCAACTTCTTGTCTTGCGAGCTGCGCAAAAGGAACGGCTTCCAAACGACTCTGCCAATGTGCTGTCTGAGCTATATTCACCCCTACAATCCTCCTTTTGCCGCCACTACCGCAGGGGGATTTGCTCCGGGTATCGGGACACCCAGCTCCTTGCCGCTACCTCTTCCTCTGCCCTCACCCGCCATGCTACCCGAGGCCATGCTCGTGCGACCGACGATGTTGTCACAGTCGTTTACGGTTCCTCCACCTCCTCTGACTGACAGTGGGATAAAG GACCGCGTGACGCCGGCCAGCACGAGTGATGACTACAGCGAGATGTACGAGTGCCGGTGGGCCCGCTGCGAGGGCCGATTCCAGGGCCTGGAGGAGCTGGTGGCCCACGTCAACGAGCGCCACGTCAAGATCGAACGACCGGACGTCGACTACCAGTGCCGCTGGGAAGGCTGCCCGCGACGAGGACGAGGCTTCAACGCTCG gtACAAAATGCTGATCCACATACGCACTCACACGAACGAGAAACCACACAGGTGCCTTATCTGCAACAAGTCCTTTTCTCGACTGGAAAATCTCAAGATACATAATCGCTCACACACAG gtgaAAAGCCTTACATATGTCCGTTCGAGGGTTGCAACAAAGCCTATTCCAATTCAAGTGATCGCTTCAAACATGTGCGTACTCATCAAGAACAGAAACCATACATTTGCAAAATGCCGGGCTGTCACAAGAGATACACAGATCCCAGCTCACTGCGCAAGCACGTACGTACTCATGGACACTTTTACCGCTCAGGAGAGAGATTGCCGAGGTCGCCAACGCCTTCTTCATCCTCCGCATCATCATCTTCCGGGCCACTTGCTTCTGTACCCGGCGGTCAGCAAGTAGAGGCTTCGCCCAAGATCTCCATGCCTATGATTCTCTCCCCTGCTCAGTCGCCGAGTCGCCTGACCGTCTCCCCGCCAGTGTTGACAAGGGACATACATCTAATGAATCCTGCTTCAGTCCCTCACCCCCTGCTTTCACTGAACAGCTCAGGCTTGTATCCCCCACCAAGCAGTTATCgctctcatttttcttttccctaTGGATTGCTTCCGTCCTACTCTTCCCACTTTGGACCGCCCGTGGCGGATTCCTTGCCAGTTGTTGTCAAGCCTATACCCATCTCTCTCACCAAGTTGGATGGCAAGAATGGATTAGTTCCGTTATTGAGCAATAGTGGTAATCTCCAGTCCCAGGACAGACCTCTTGACTTGTCGAGAGCAcattttcctgcctctcccagCCCCTCTATGTCAGCCGCAAAGTATGCTTTTTCAGGGTTCATCCACAGAGCTGGAGCAAAATGA